Proteins encoded by one window of Torulaspora delbrueckii CBS 1146 chromosome 2, complete genome:
- the PET8 gene encoding Pet8p (similar to Saccharomyces cerevisiae PET8 (YNL003C); ancestral locus Anc_1.404): MDSGGFFVSLLSGAAAGTSTDLVFFPIDTLKTRLQAKGGFFANGGYRGVYRGLGSAVVASAPGASLFFVSYDYMKSTLKPKFQRLLPSASDQFIDTTVQMCSSTIGEISACMVRVPSEVIKQRTQTHASHSSWQTLKVILRNENGEGIRKNLYRGWSTTIMREIPFTCIQFPLYEFLKKKWAQFDGVEKVAPWSGAVCGSIAGGIAAAATTPLDVLKTRLMLSDRSVPVWQLAKDIYKEEGFKVFLNGIGPRTMWISAGGAIFLGMYETVHALLTFRGDKPL; this comes from the coding sequence ATGGACTCTGGGGGTTTTTTTGTGTCTTTGTTGAGTGGTGCAGCTGCCGGTACGTCGACAGATCTAGTATTCTTCCCCATTGATACTTTAAAGACGAGATTACAGGCTAAAGGTGGGTTTTTCGCTAATGGCGGTTACCGTGGTGTTTATAGAGGTTTGGGGAGTGCTGTTGTGGCATCTGCTCCCGGTGCTTCGTTATTCTTTGTGAGTTATGATTATATGAAATCTACGTTGAAGCCCAAATTTCAACGGTTACTGCCCAGTGCATCAGACCAGTTCATCGACACTACTGTGCAGATGTGCTCTTCGACTATTGGTGAGATCTCAGCCTGTATGGTTCGTGTGCCTTCCGAGGTGATTAAGCAACGTACCCAGACGCATGCCTCGCATTCGTCGTGGCAGACCCTCAAGGTTATACTCAGAAATGAGAACGGCGAAGGGATTCGTAAGAATTTATATCGTGGCTGGTCTACGACAATCATGCGAGAGATTCCTTTCACCTGTATACAGTTCCCGCTGTACGAGTtcttaaagaaaaaatggGCCCAATTCGATGGCGTTGAGAAAGTGGCACCTTGGAGTGGTGCAGTGTGTGGTTCCATTGCAGGTGGTATTGCCGCTGCGGCAACAACTCCGCTGGATGTGCTTAAGACTAGATTAATGTTGAGTGACAGATCAGTACCTGTTTGGCAACTGGCCAAGGACATTTATAAGGAGGAAggcttcaaagtcttcCTCAACGGTATTGGACCCCGAACCATGTGGATAAGTGCTGGAGGTGCGATCTTCCTAGGTATGTACGAAACTGTCCATGCTTTGTTGACTTTTCGTGGTGATAAACCCTTGTAA
- the BUD3 gene encoding Bud3p (similar to Saccharomyces cerevisiae BUD3 (YCL014W); ancestral locus Anc_1.406), protein MTEVDLSSLCSATPKDAVKLHGESMKVRLFENLLERHIKNRQWLKDRTGEEWVEKVFKEAAFYEGVDELIWGQFFICVYKDPQSTKLSALIIDKFGLSHFNPVDISPKSQFYPAIENLDPKERKSNVRKCIAVSLLQKYAQLPDGCIHRIQPNGLKFDYDPTHAGDLASACKLVDFCTPENAGKSIKSLGILGRRHVQSSLLDVVYESNSNNSEENNRMVFNLGEQLEQLFDPLSEYSPEQTEYIYKAPENDESLYQDNQLVKSILNELLELQMAFTLSLVEFLQGFLISLRVKVLNNEIEGLSTVKLNRLFPPTIDEVTRINCIFLDSLKSATPYGASEVLKACSVTIPYFYKAYTRHEAATKNFSKDIKLFLRRFQDLIPEKDVYTEMKIETIIKGPQEKLLKIKLIIDRLYEEKEWPEELQEEAQRNYNSVVEVIDSFGKLEVPLSSYNTRVFTPSGKILTELAKGWPVELQYKWLKRRIVGIFDVVDANDSSKRKLLVIFSDYVVFLDIARAELYYAADGKNRPQISDILMNSLINEVPLPPKIPKLTVNSYCFIDDVLVSLVEGNSIRIDALREGESFSTTFRLASNSTTASTVAELVVKAKILEKETAFHLFRAMQDNMTIYSTAHELEAYQNEKIKSRFSVFLNMKPSKDILHKNRLHLAIFLKFVTVGQNEQIQLEALTSDERTRKATFPPEELVPALIEQLSIEIPVCYSSIYSPLYSILIEINDLLVKKIGHHFNPPIEEKDLANSDQASSFIREHEKKKSFGTITTYRSHVSDFKDATNEQTNSGESHSTHKIPARTTDKTTKAAANHQKLHSSRKIDNAKKRRSIVGLVKGIFSGKRSKDDVIKNKSKSTTKQSPKMRSKNMRADALVISKPTISKPNPPKNETEIYEKSQRISSVIRKTEFSPVEDPLINAIEEPKIGSGATTKPALQNEAVSQNPLDVDISIHSSTIEPNLVERVEREEASSNHSTIRIAESAKQFYRQAGRQSQLFNDDLFGELGSEPATEANQKQVDSAKIESKPKRKEMITRQDSSTLDSHTEGSGGSDFDEAPHTKNTDEGEMSTAHCFDTETGRDSSAKTQQEVEKLVQDDIVNQKKIQIFPSISPPKLSRINIQRSSSFIELFEGMRLILDESDAQYNWKSLSNDGFLREVQESDEPATIPHVFRPIAIANTKLIPDETENLLNGKPSLSLNQCEDMFENQESQEISSPALKTNNVSPDASKAVIKESSVDSRSSDPSKVKSPRKNGFKVVKSSPTRIIKKPFQQINIEVPDQNMTYNFSISSDLNQGADKRWFELKLPSQEDLNSEIFHTPHEEPSSEFPEEQHNSETPSPFESDPNVIETSQDTITTDKPLQKGQDALLEDLEFSSFHMTFDTAEGNSEQSPDTSSSDAAGATSSPKANSLVQNNKKDGPLLYRLPMTFSTKLSQSERAPTGDVGEDDDPIWVSPSKLDFYDLSNTADSGATNYDLKVSARRDERKEPSIGDENMGTNRYSLRELSYAYLASLVSPTETSFEVDDKPQRLQFQ, encoded by the coding sequence ATGACAGAAGTAGACTTATCGTCCTTATGCTCTGCTACTCCGAAAGATGCCGTGAAGCTTCATGGAGAATCGATGAAGGTAAGATTATTTGAGAACCTTCTCGAGCGACATATCAAGAATAGGCAGTGGCTCAAGGATAGAACTGGAGAAGAATGGGTTGAGAAGGTTTTCAAGGAGGCAGCATTTTATGAAGGCGTGGATGAGTTGATCTGGggtcaattcttcatctgtgTCTACAAAGACCCCCAAAGTACGAAACTCAGTGCACTTATTATTGATAAGTTTGGGTTATCCCACTTTAATCCTGTGGATATATCACCAAAGTCGCAGTTTTACCCAGcgattgaaaatttggacCCAAAAGAACGGAAATCAAACGTTAGGAAATGTATTGCTGTATCTCTGCTACAAAAATACGCTCAACTGCCTGATGGATGCATTCATCGCATTCAACCCAACGGCTTAAAGTTTGATTATGATCCTACACATGCTGGTGACTTGGCCAGCGCATGCAAACTCGTCGACTTTTGTACCCCAGAGAATGCTGGAAAAAGTATCAAATCTCTAGGTATTCTGGGCAGGAGACATGTTCAATCGTCGCTCTTAGATGTTGTTTACGAAAGTAACTCTAACAATTCAGAAGAGAACAATCGCATGGTCTTCAATTTGGGGGAACAATTAGAACAACTGTTTGATCCACTAAGTGAATACTCGCCTGAACAAACGGAATATATTTATAAAGCGCCAGAAAATGATGAGAGTTTATATCAGGACAATCAGCTCGTGAAGTCGATACTAAATGAGCTTCTCGAACTACAAATGGCTTTCACTTTGAGTTTGGTAGAGTTTTTGCAAGGTTTCCTCATTAGTTTGAGAGTAAAGGTACTAAACAATGAGATTGAAGGGCTGTCAACAGTCAAGCTCAACCGTCTATTCCCACCTACGATCGATGAAGTGACAAGAATAAATTGTATTTTCCTGGATTCTCTGAAGTCGGCTACACCCTACGGCGCATCAGAGGTGCTGAAAGCATGCAGTGTCACCATTCCATATTTCTACAAGGCATATACAAGGCATGAGGCAGCTACCAAAAACTTTAGCAAAGACATAAAGCTATTTCTGCGAAGATTCCAAGACCTGATCCCTGAAAAGGATGTTTACACTGAAATGAAGATCGAAACTATCATAAAAGGTCCTCAAGAAAAACTACTGAAGATAAAACTCATCATTGACAGGTTGTATGAGGAGAAGGAATGGcctgaagaacttcaagagGAGGCACAGAGAAACTACAACAGTGTAGTGGAAGTAATAGATTCCTTTGGAAAATTGGAAGTACCTCTTAGCTCATATAACACCAGGGTCTTCACTCCATCTGGAAAAATACTAACAGAGCTCGCCAAAGGGTGGCCCGTCGAGCTCCAATATAAatggttgaagagaagaataGTTGGTATTTTCGATGTAGTAGATGCTAACGACTCATCAAAGAGGAAGTTATTAGTGATCTTCAGCGATTATGTTGTTTTCTTGGATATAGCTCGTGCCGAGCTTTACTATGCAGCCGATGGTAAGAATAGACCACAAATCTCTGACATACTAATGAATTCTCTAATAAACGAAGTTCCTCTTCCTCCCAAGATTCCCAAATTGACAGTCAATAGCTACTGTTTTATTGACGATGTGCTTGTTTCGTTAGTTGAGGGGAACTCCATACGAATCGATGCTCTGAGAGAAGGAGAATCATTTAGTACTACGTTCAGATTGGCTTCTAACTCAACCACTGCCTCCACCGTCGCAGAATTAGTTGTTAAGGCCAAGATACTCGAAAAGGAGACGGcatttcatcttttcagaGCTATGCAAGATAATATGACAATATACTCGACTGCGCATGAGCTAGAGGCTTAtcaaaatgaaaagattaaatCGAGATTCAGTGTCTTTTTAAACATGAAACCGTCCAAGGATATTCTGCATAAAAATAGGTTGCACTTAGCCATTTTCCTCAAGTTTGTGACAGTGGGTCAGAATGAACAGATCCAATTGGAAGCTCTAACGAGTGATGAAAGAACCCGAAAGGCAACCTTTCCACCAGAAGAACTTGTACCTGCCCTCATTGAGCAGTTGTCAATCGAGATTCCGGTATGCTACTCATCGATTTATTCCCCGCTCTACTCGATACTAATCGAGATAAACGATTTGCTTGTAAAGAAGATAGGCCACCATTTCAATCCCCCAATCgaagaaaaagatttaGCAAATAGTGACCAAGCCAGCTCATTCATTCGAGAGcatgagaagaaaaaatcttttggaacaatAACAACTTACCGCAGTCATGTCAGCgacttcaaagatgctACGAACGAACAGACAAATTCTGGCGAAAGCCATTCTACGCATAAGATCCCAGCGCGCACGACTGATAAAACTACCAAAGCAGCCGCTAATCATCAAAAGTTGCATAGCTCCAGGAAGATAGATAATgctaagaagagaagaagcatTGTGGGCCTCGTCAAAGGCATTTTTAGCGGCAAACGCTCAAAGGACGATGTGATAAAGAATAAGTCAAAGTCAACAACAAAACAATCACCTAAAATGCGCTCAAAGAATATGAGAGCAGATGCGCTTGTAATAAGTAAGCCCACCATTTCCAAACCAAATCCTCCAAAAAATGAAACCGAGATATATGAAAAGAGCCAACGGATCTCATCAGTCATTAGGAAAACTGAATTTTCACCTGTCGAGGATCCGTTGATCAATGCGATCGAGGAACCAAAAATAGGTTCCGGTGCTACAACCAAACCCGCCTTGCAAAATGAAGCTGTCTCACAGAACCCTCTAGACGTTGACATATCCATCCATTCTTCCACAATAGAACCAAACTTAGTCGAAAGAGTCGagagagaagaagcatCATCGAACCACTCGACAATAAGGATCGCGGAGTCTGCGAAGCAGTTCTACAGGCAAGCTGGGCGTCAAAgtcaacttttcaatgacgATTTGTTTGGGGAGTTGGGAAGTGAGCCAGCCACTGAAGCCAATCAAAAACAGGTAGATAGTGCAAAGATCGAATCAAAACCCAAGAGAAAGGAAATGATTACACGCCAGGACTCCTCAACTCTTGATAGCCACACGGAGGGAAGTGGAGGTAGCGATTTCGATGAAGCGCCTCATACTAAGAACActgatgaaggtgaaatgAGTACTGCACATTGTTTCGACACTGAAACGGGCCGCGATTCAAGCGCAAAGACTCAGCAGGAAGTGGAAAAGCTTGTCCAGGACGACATAGTTAACCAAAAGAAGATACAGATATTTCCGTCAATTTCACCGCCAAAGCTTTCGAGAATCAACATTCAGCGGTCGAGCTCTTTTATCGAATTGTTTGAGGGTATGAGGTTAATTTTGGATGAGTCAGATGCTCAGTACAACTGGAAATCATTATCAAATGACGGTTTCTTACgtgaagttcaagaaagtgaCGAACCAGCCACCATTCCACATGTATTCAGACCTATCGCCATAGCGAACACTAAGCTGATCCCAGACGAAACTGAAAATTTATTAAATGGTAAACCTTCATTATCTCTGAATCAATGCGAAGACATGTTTGAGAATCAGGAATCTCAGGAAATAAGCTCACCTGCTTTGAAGACGAATAATGTCTCACCTGATGCTTCTAAGGCAGTGATTAAAGAAAGCAGCGTCGATAGCAGGTCTAGCGATCCTTCAAAAGTAAAAAGCCCACGTAAAAACGGCTTCAAAGTTGTTAAATCATCGCCAACTCGAATCATTAAAAAGCCATTCCAGCAAATCAATATAGAGGTTCCAGACCAAAATATGACAtacaacttttcaatctccTCAGATTTAAACCAGGGAGCGGATAAGCGTTGGTTTGAACTAAAGCTGCCCTCACAAGAAGACTTGAACTCCGAGATTTTCCATACACCGCATGAGGAACCGTCCTCTGAGTTCCCCGAGGAGCAGCACAACTCAGAAACACCAAGTCCCTTCGAGTCGGACCCCAATGTCATTGAGACCTCACAGGATACCATCACCACTGACAAGCCGCTGCAAAAGGGTCAAGACGCTCTATTGGAGGACCTCGAATTTAGTTCATTTCATATGACCTTTGATACCGCAGAGGGCAATTCAGAACAATCTCCTGATACATCTTCTTCCGATGCAGCTGGTGCCACTTCATCCCCCAAAGCTAATTCACTGGTCcaaaacaacaaaaaagacggtcctcttctttatcGACTACCGATGACCTTTTCCACAAAATTGTCACAGTCAGAAAGGGCCCCAACCGGAGATGTAGGTGAGGACGATGATCCTATCTGGGTTTCACCTAGCAAGCTAGACTTCTACGATTTGAGTAATACAGCCGATTCAGGAGCAACTAAttatgatttgaaggtctCTGCAAGAAGAGATGAGCGCAAAGAGCCCTCGATTGGCGATGAAAATATGGGGACAAATAGATATTCGCTAAGAGAGTTGTCTTATGCATACCTGGCGTCGCTAGTGAGTCCCACCGAAACAAGCTTCGAGGTGGATGATAAACCTCAACGTTTACAATTTCAGTGA
- the DCC1 gene encoding Dcc1p (similar to Saccharomyces cerevisiae DCC1 (YCL016C); ancestral locus Anc_1.405), which yields MSKNLYSKVACDSSYKLVQLTPDLLEALQRHPSESQLEFKALDDEKSDVVICSRDKTWLIKQKNHSNTVMLMREFIPEAQLYVDDGSLFGMPRPTGDLLGFCRTTYEYETRLTPGRVNLDLIPVYGGELEFPADESKIKCRTLKDLLDNSPSSEMESRLRWNYLGGCEINGFPCILSREFMTNALHVTLMSVLAESLDFERLHPREAYEAVGKDMEKGRNPYVQEVVETVLAKFGARNDDQTYKLNKSQVAGWYGLRALQKFASSHSLPLEEFLIKWKSTFPPFAPFDIDIQMLKGWYFQPVKGNIQYVSKDTLPMETKDRFKMLFKLQSQWDLDAFEPFVEELNTKGLKIDTFIMKYARKRRVGKKVVVSSRSS from the coding sequence ATGTCGAAGAATCTATATTCTAAAGTGGCATGCGACTCATCCTATAAATTGGTGCAACTCACGCCTGATCTTCTGGAGGCGTTGCAACGACATCCATCTGAATCACAGTTAGAGTTTAAGGCCCTAGATGATGAGAAATCCGATGTTGTGATATGCTCGAGGGACAAGACGTGGTTGATAAAGCAGAAGAATCATTCGAATACGGTAATGTTAATGCGCGAGTTCATACCGGAAGCTCAACTATATGTGGACGATGGGTCACTATTTGGAATGCCTAGACCTACGGGAGACTTGCTGGGGTTCTGTAGGACGACTTACGAATACGAGACTCGCTTAACGCCAGGGAGGGTTAATCTTGACCTTATTCCAGTGTATGGCGGTGAACTAGAATTCCCAGCCGACGAatccaagatcaaatgCAGGacattgaaagatctcttgGACAACTCTCCATCATCAGAAATGGAAAGCAGACTGCGATGGAATTACTTGGGCGGTTGTGAGATCAATGGGTTCCCATGCATTCTCTCTAGAGAGTTTATGACTAATGCATTGCATGTAACACTGATGAGTGTGTTAGCTGAGTCTCTGGACTTTGAGAGACTCCATCCTCGTGAGGCGTATGAAGCTGTTGGTAAAGATATGGAAAAGGGAAGAAACCCATACGTGCAAGAGGTTGTGGAGACAGTTCTGGCCAAATTTGGCGCTCGAAACGATGACCAGACGTATAAACTGAACAAGTCTCAGGTAGCTGGATGGTATGGATTACGAGCTTTACAAAAATTTGCCTCTTCGCATAGTCTACCTCtagaagagtttttgattAAATGGAAATCGACATTCCCGCCTTTCGCACCTTTCGACATTGACATTCAAATGTTAAAAGGTTGGTATTTCCAGCCGGTCAAGGGGAACATCCAATACGTGTCCAAAGATACTCTGCCGATGGAAACAAAGGACAGGTTCAAGATGCTTTTTAAATTACAATCCCAATGGGACTTAGACGCATTTGAGCCGTTTGTAGAGGAACTGAACACCAAAGGTCTGAAAATAGATACATTCATCATGAAATATGCACGTAAAAGAAGAGTCGGTAAGAAGGTTGTGGTAAGTAGTCGATCGTCTTGA
- the TDEL0B06050 gene encoding uncharacterized protein (similar to Saccharomyces cerevisiae YCL012C; ancestral locus Anc_1.407) — MWGLFHFKIGFWLVVICISLLFVYWRRRRISNAISLNDSFGEDLESGFSSRNFDLISQNDDDTRAGLDDISKEEIRQIMEQDNLDFDKARLLYMERKFGQNGIAPDGRPMDPKAVTFGK; from the exons ATGTGGGGGCTATTCCATTTCAAGATTGGGTTTTGGTTGGTCGTGATCTGTATATCTCTGCTATTCGTCtattggagaagaagaagaatca GTAATGCAATTAGCCTTAATGACTCCTTTGGTGAGGATCTAGAATCGGGCTTCAGCTCTAGGaactttgatctcatctcacagaatgatgatgacacAAGAGCAGGTTTGGATGAcatctccaaagaagagataaGGCAGATTATGGAGCAGGACAATCTTGATTTCGACAAGGCACGGCTGCTTTATATGGAAAGAAAGTTTGGTCAAAATGGAATCGCTCCTGATGGAAGGCCAATGGATCCTAAGGCAGTTACGTTTGGCAAATAG